In Granulicella sibirica, the sequence GAGCTTCAAGGCGTCCGGGTCTGGAACTTCCTTCGAGTTCCCTTGAGAACTCTCTCCGCAATGCGGCCAGGGTCGCATCGATACCTGCATCGTCGCTTCGTGTCCGCGAAGCGCTCTCTGCTTCGAGCAGCATGGCCGCGCACCGACTGCGTGTCCATGGGCGAAGGGTAAAGAATGATGTGCGCAACAGACCTCGGGCGGCAAGCGTCTCCAGGGCGCTGTAGACCCAGCTCTGCGACGGCTCATAGATCGAGGCACGATCGCCTGGTAGCGTGGTGGCCGGCGCGACTTGTGCGGTTGCATGCATACAGAGACCGAGAACGATGAGAAGACGCCGGGACGTACAAGCACATTCCATGGAAAGCTAGAGCGCAGCGACGGCTGCGGTGATTGCGATGGACGATGCAAGCTGCGCCGTGGCCAACAGATTGCGCCAAAGCAGCGAGTTGCCAAGGATCTTTTGTGGAACGACGACTACGTCGCCGGGATCGAGCTTGGTCGAGAGAACATTGGAGCCGAAGAAGCTTCCCGATCGGCGGCCAATTACCAGGCCGTTCGCGCGAATGATGAAGATCTCTTTTTGATTGGCCGAAGTGTTCGCTCCGCCAGCGCGCGCAAGATACCAGGCCGCAGTCTTATCTGGCGTAAAGGTGAGGGCCGTTGGGTTATAGACCTGCCCTGAAATAAGAACGAAACCTGGCCGCTTGGGAATCGTGAGCACATCGCCTCGACGCAATTCGATATCCGCAGGTGTGTTCGCCCAGGAATCGATATCGGCAGTGATATGGATGACAAGACGGCCGGTCGGCGGGTGGTTCTTGAGCTGATTGAGAACCTCATCCTGCTGCGCTTTGATTAGCTGCAGGCTATCCCCAGAACCACCTGCCGAGAGCGCGGGCGAGAGCCGAGCCGCGGCGCTCGTCGTCTCTATCTGGCGGACAAGCTCGTCGCGGCTCTTCTCTTCCAATTCCTTTACTTGGTCGCGCGCGAGGATGGCGCCTTCGGAGTACGCACTTTCGCGAAAGCCACCAGCCCGGCGTAACACGGTACTGAGGTGGTCGCCGTCGCGAAAGCCGTAGCTGCCAGGAAAGCGTACCTGACCATCGATCGTCACGGACTGACCAATATCGCCCCAACCAGTGATCTGGTGAACCGAGAGAGCATCTCCAGCCTTGAGGGCTACATCGGCGTTGCGGTCCGTACCGGCGACCGCTGCGCCAATCTTGACGCTGACCAGGTTTTCGCTGATGCGGTCTTCACCTTCGACGGTATAACTCGTGAGGTCGGCAGTGGATTGCATAGCATCACGTTTGAAGCCGCCTGCCATGCGGACCAACCCCGCCGCGGTCATACCTATGGAGAGTGGATAGGTTCCCGGACGCAGAACCTCACCCTGAATGCTGACAGTCGGCGAATCTGCTTCATAGCGGCCTAAGATGCGAATCGTGTCGAAAGGCTCGAGAGCTAGATTGCTGTTGCCAATCATCACGTCCGGAACGTTGAAGTCGATGGTTTCCGCGTGCAGATCTGGCGGTACGAGGCGGATGATTTCGCCGTGTGCCGCGGGCTCAGGGAGCATATCGCGGTTGCTACGCAGCACGTCGCTGAGCTTCATAGCATCGGAGAACGGGACACGGCCGGGACGTACCACGTGCCCTTGTAAGTAAATAACTTTCTGGCTGTACGGTAGGATCGGCGAGACGCGAATGGCGTCCCCATCGCGAACTGCAAAGGTTTCGAGCGTTTGCTGGATCTTGCCGTCAGGAGAGCCGAGCGTAATGGTTTGGCGCTCATGATTGTCGGCGATGCGCTCGATGGTGATGTGGTCGAGGGCCGCAGTCGCCGTAGCGCCGCCAGCGTCTTCAAGAATCCCTGCGAGACTTGTCGTGCCTGGTAGAAGCTCATAGATCGCGGGCCGCCGCACTGCCCCTGAGATGCTGACCTGCGAGCCCGCAGGCGGAATGAGAAGCGTATCGCCGCTCTCGAAGTGGACCGAGGCGGAGTGCACGCCGTGTAACAGGAAGTCGTATAAGTCGATCGACTCAATAAGCCGACCACCACGCATGTGCCGAACGACACGCAGAGAGCCGGTTGCGGTGGGGCCGCCAGCCGCGATGAGTGCACTGATCGGAGTGGCGAGGGCGCCGATGTCGTAACCGCCTGGGCGTTGCACATCGCCCGCAACATACACGCGTACCGAGTGAAGGCGCGATACCGTGATGGAGATATGGGCATCGCGGTACTGCGGTTTCAGCACGCCTTCGATCGCGGCGCTTGCCTGGCCTAGGGTCATGCCAGCGACCTGCATGCGGCCATTTTCCGGCAGGGGGATGGCCCCCTCGCGATCGATGGTGCGGCTTACCGTCTGGGATGTGGCACCCCATACGTTGATGCTGAGGTTGTCTCCCGGGCCGAGCACGTAGTCCGGACCAAGCGGCACATCCAACGGCGGCTCCGACCCAGCCAAGGTACGAGAGGTGCCGAGTGCATTCCTTCCCGTGAAGACGTTGGAGCCAAAGCGGCGAAGCGGCGTTGCGGACTCCGGCAACTGCTTGTAAAGGTCATGTAGCGAGCGAAGATTGTAGGGGGCGGGTCGATTCAAGACGTCGGGAGAGTTCCTCGGGCGGTCCTCTTTTGGCGTCGTATCCCGAGCCATATCGCGCGGCATCACGTAGGCACAGTTCGAGGCAAGAGCCTGCTCGGCACCCACGGTGTTGATTGCCGACGGCGGCATGAGAAACGTTGACGAGTTGATACAAGGTTGTGATGAGAGCGAACCAGGAGTCTGCGAGCCTTCTACCGGAGCCCGATTGCTGTCGAGACTATATCCACGCGCCAGCAGAAAGTCAGTGAGCGACGAGCGAAGCTGCTCGCTCGTCTGAATCTGTTCGAAGAACTGCTGATCGGTGAAATCGTTCGCACTGACCGTCATACCTCGCTGGCTTAGGAATCCAGCGGCCTGCTCCTTCACCTGAGTAAGCAGGTCAGGGTTTCCCTGCAGAATGTCGATGAGATCCGATGATGAGAAGGATGTGTTGTTCGATATGGTCGGCACGGACATTGGCGCGGACATCGGCACGGAGATGGGAGATGCGCCGACTGCATTGCGGGTGGACGAGAGGCTATCGTCCTCCGTGGAGTTGGCGCTCTGATCCGTCGCACTCAGGCTTTGCTGCCCGGGTGCGAAGGGGGTCTGCGACGAAAACAACGTGGCAGCCGCGTTTTGTGCCACGCCTGTCGCGGTGAAAGTTCCAGCGGTGAAGAGAAGGACGGCGATAGGGAGAAGCTTATGCATGATGGTGCGTCTGCTAACCGTAGTGGGGTTGGGTGCTTGCTGTGTCATGCGTGGGTAAGCGAATTGTCATTGGTTTGTTGGTGCCGCGCTTCCACGCCCTTCCAGCGGGCACGTTCGAAAGCAAGCCGTGCGCCCTCAATCACATGGAAGCGGAGCCGGCGCAGCACGAAGAGCGATTGGCGCTTGTTCCGGCCCAGAGACTGTGCGAATGTTTCTCCGGGGACGGCCTGTTCAATCCTTGGCGGCAGACGTGTCGGCAGAACCTTCTGGCGCTTTGGTGCGGCTGCCCTCAGGCCGTGTGCCTCCAGCTCGTCCTGGAGAATCATCGAGAGTTTGCTGCCTCCCGCATTTCCGAGCGCTGCAGAGAGCCCAAAGCGGTCGATCCAGCGATGCGCGAACTCCGGGAGACGTTCCGTCGTCCACGAGGTGAGTGCCTCCGGTGCGAAGGGACCCATGGCGCCTGTAAGCAGCGCGACCACGAAGCCCAGCGCAAACCTCGCGCCAGCGTCTTCTTCCGTCAGAACACGCAGACGTCCCCAGAAAGCGCGGTCATTCCATCGGTAAAGTATGTGCCGATATAACTCGACTCCGTGGGCCGCGCGCGCCCCCTCGCTTGCGAGATGTTTGTACAGGTGGAGCGCCTGCCCCAGGAAGAGGTCCTCAGGCGAAAGTACCGGCATGAGGATGCCCTGAAAGGGAAGGGACTCACGGCGGCGTAGGTGAGCCTGGCTTGCGGACGTGGTTGCTGCATGGAGTTCGACGGATCGCGAGCCCGTGTCCTGATAAAGCTGCTTGATGGAGGTGCGGGGAACCGGCTCGTCCTTGTACTCCCAGCTTCGTCCACTATGCCCGCGGAGATGGTAGCCGCGCTGCGCCACGATCGCTTGCGCAGACGCAAGGTCTGACGGCGCAACTAAAAAATCGATATCAAGTTGCGAGCGAAGCTCGAACGAAGGCACGGAGTGAGGCCAGAGCGAGAAGCCTTTGAGCAGCGCGCATTCCAGGCCATGGTTCTTGAAGCTCATCTGGATTGCCACGGCTTCGGCGGCCATGGCTTTCATCCGCATGGAGTTGTCTGTAACGTTTTGCTGGAGCCGCTCGAGGACCTCGAGAGGCAAGTGCTTCGCCAGCCCAAGATCCGGAAGGCGAACGAAAAAGTAGAGCGCCAGACCAGAGACGTCGAGCCAGTACAGGAGACGTTTCCATTCCGGTGGCGAGAGATCGAGGAGTCTATCCAGTTCCGCCGGTGCATTCGTGAAGGACCGCAGTACGGCAAGCTGAACGGCTTGCCGACGAGAGATTCGCGAAGGTTTGTTGTCGCGTTGCATAGGAAGTACCCAACCCCAAGCTACGGACCATGGCGCAATCGCATGTCATCACCTTGTAACGCCATTGTCTCGATTTCCTGTCGTTGCCGATTGACAATGCTTTGACAAAGTTCCGACGGCTGAAAGACACCTTTCAGGGAGCCACCTTGTAGCTTCACGGTATGTTTAGTCCCCGGGCGTTTCCTCCTTCTCATGGGTCGTCGGTGAAGTGGCTGGCCCCGCTTGTACTCTGTCTCGCTGCGCAGATCTCCACGGCGCAGAACACTCCGCTGTTGTCAGGTGGCCTTGCATTCCAGACCACGACGAATGCGGGCCAGACGTCTTACCTTCCGTTGCTTGAACCGCTTGTCGCCGTACCACTCGGCGAGAAGTTCTTCTTCGAGTCGCGCGCAGCCATCCTCGAAGACTTCTTTCCTTCGAACGGCAAATATGATCACTCTCACTTCGCAGGCTTTACCTACGCGCAGGTAGCCTTTCTGGCGTCACCGCGTCTCACCCTGGTTGCCGGGGATTACCTGCTCCCGTTCAACGTCTACAACGAGCGCCTCTCGCCGGTCTGGATCAGTAACCTGCAAGATAGCCCTCTCATGAGCAGCATTGGTCTGATGTCCAGTGCCAGTGGCCTCGGAGGCATGGCGCGTGGAAAGGCTGTTCAGACTTCGAAGTACTCCATCGACTACGCTGCGTTCTTCTCCGCTCGGAGTGGTAACCAACAGTTCGGCGCGACTCGTGCCGCCGGCGGCCGCGTCAGCCTGTATGTTCCGGCACATCGGTTGGAAGCCGGCCTGAGCTACGACCGTTCGCTCCAGGGACCACAGCCGCAGCATGAGAATTTCTATGGAGCGCATGTGTGGTGGGAGCCAAAGGACATGGGGTTGCGCTTTCGTTCCGAGTTCGCCCGAGGCCATCATGCGCAAGGCTATTGGATCGAAGCGGACTACCGCACATGGGCGTTCGGAGGGCTTAATAGCTGGGTGGGTCGCATCGAACCGGTATTTCGTATGCAACAAACCTTTCGTCGCGACAACATTGTGAGCGATGGTGTGCCGCTGGTGAATACGCAGCGCGCGGACTTCGGGCTCAACTATAACCTGCCACACAATGTCCGGATACTCACAAGCTATTCCCGCCAGTTTTCTTCATCCGGCGACCACAACATCTGGGAAACCTCAATCGTCTATCGCTACCTGTTTCCAGCATGGAAGGAAAAATCGAAATGATCAGGAAACTCTGCAATACCATTCTGCTCTGCGCCGCAGCCATTACCGTCTGCACAGGCGCGGCGAGAGCTCAGGCAAAGGTAGCAAAAGACCCGAAGCCCGCGGCGGAGGCAACCCCCGCAAAACCTCAGCCCGGGGATCAAACCGAAGGACAGCGCATCTTTGAGATGAACTGTTCCCGCTGCCATGCAACGCCGGAAGGGTTCTCTTCACGAATCTCAAACACGGTCGTTCGACATATGCGTGTTCGCGCCGGCCTAAGCGCTCATGATGAGCAGGCCCTTCGGCGCTTCTTCAATCCTTAGGCGCATTCAGTATTTGAATCTTTTCCGCGGCCCATGCGGCCAGGTCTTTCTCCGGACCGGCCGCATGGGCTATTTTTTGCACGGCGAGAAGAGCATCCGCGTCACCATGCCAGGCGAGAATGCGGATTGCACGTACTCTCGCGCTGGGTGTGTTCAGGGCATCACGCACGGTGGGGAGGACTCGGATATCTGCTTTCACCAGTGCCCATTCAGCACAGTTGGCCGAAGCCTGGTTCGTTGAGGAGAGCTGTTGCACGACGATCGTGGGATCGTCACCAATGCGATCCCAGAGTTGAAAACACCCGACGACGCTGTCTGTCTGGGCAAACTCATGGACTGGCTGAAAGGCGACGTGGACAAGGGCGGAGGTTGCGTCTGCATCATGCAGACTGGAGAGCGCATGCAGCATAGCCATCTGTGCCCGAAACGAGGAAGTTGCTTCGCGAATCTGCTCCGGCGTGATGTTCTTCCGGCCGCCGGCGACATAGCCTTCCGCCAGGCTACGCTCTCGATCTATCTCTTTTTGAAGCTGCGCGGAGATCACCTTGGCGGCTCCGTTCGGACGGGTATGCGCCAGAGCCAAAGCCGCCGCGCCGCGAAGATTGACATCGCTGCTTTGAAAGAAGGGAAGGATAGCATCGATTGGAGCGTCTCCTTTCGTGCGCCCGAGAGCGCGAAGAGCCTCCAGTTGCACGCCGGGATCGGGGTCCGAGAGCATCGGAACCAGATCCGCGGCAGCGGACCCCAATTGGCCTAGAAGCCACGCGGCGTTCGCGCGTGCAGCAGCATTGTTCGCGCGTGCAGCAGATGTGAGTTGGCCGGACGTGAGTGCCGGCCTGGCGAGTAGAAGCGCGAGAGCGGCTGTGTGTGAGATACGGGGTGATGGATTGTCGAGCCAGCGGAGGAACCACGACTGGAGATCCGGATCTTGATAACGCGAGAGCTTGAGAATCGCTTGCGATCGCGCCGCATCGTCTCCGGTTTGCGCCTGCTCCTTAAGTCTCCGTATCTTCGATTCCACGTCGCGTCCAACGGCGTCGGCTCCCAGCCTCGGAAAGTCAACGTTGATGGCGTCGACGCCTGCAGCCACGGCGGCCTTCATCCCGGCAAGATCCATTCCGTGACTGTTCGCGGAGAAGTTCGCGATGACGGATTTCCCCTGGCGTTGCTGCGAAGCAACTTCGGCTGCCGTCACGCCCGGCTGCACCCAGGCGGCACCATAGCCTGCGTCCGCAGCCGAAGGCAGCATGCGGCGTATGTCGTCCCACTCACCATTGAATAGAACATGATCAATCATTCCCTCGCGCTCAAGAATTCGCAGTACATCCGCGCCGATGCCCTTGGTCTTGATGTCCAGGATGAGCCGGATGTCGAGGGAGCGGGCGAGGCGAAGTGCGTCGTCAAAGCGCGCCATACGCATGCCGGTAAAGCGCGGAGCCATCCATGCTCCGGCATCGAGGAGTTGCAGCTCGGCGAAGTTAGTCTGCTCCACGTCCCCGTGGCCATCGGTAAGCCGATCGAGCAGACCGTCGTGATTGAGAACAATCTCCCCATCCAAGGTCCGGCGCAGATCGATCTCCACCACGTTGCAGCCTAGAAGGGCTGCCTGCTCAAGGCTTGCAAGCGTATTCTCAGGAGCGTCTTCGTTCGCGGTGCGATGGCAGTAGAGAAGTGGGCCATGCTGTATCGGTTGAGCCTGCCCCATCGCGACGGAGCAGGCTGAAAGAATGAACAACGCACGTGCCTTCATGGATATTCCTGCCTCATGTATGGACTTACGAGACGAAACAAAGAGACGGCCACGATCACGCCGGCGCAAGCGATAACCCCAAGAGGAATGGCGTAGCCGAAGCGGGAAAACGAAGCACCGGCAAGCGTGACCGTGAGAGACGAAAGGAGGGCATTCAGAAACATCACCATGGCAGCAGCATGGCTACGTTGTGCATCGTTCACTTCGCTCATGAGTAGGTTGTAGAGGGCCGGTGAGCACATCCAGTGCGCGGTCGAGAACAACAGGTAAAGAAGAATAGCGACGGGTCCGGAGTGGCTCAGGGCAAGCCCGCAAAGACAGGAAACGGCGACGAGCTGCATGGCGAGAATGCCGCGCAGAAGTCCGAGGGCTCGGATCACCGCGGGCGTCATTAGACCGAGGAAGAGCTGCAGGCACTGCCCGGGGGAGAAAACCAATCCAATTTTTTGCATTGGAACGAAGTTCTGCCGAACCAGATAGATATTCGCGAACGGCAGGAAAGCTCCCATGCATGCAGTCCAAAGCGCCATGCAAGGCAGAAAGCGCAGCAGGAACGGGGTCAACCGGAAGCCGGTGAGAATGCCTGCCTGTTCTTCGTCCGTTGTCTTGCCGGGCTGCAATCGCAGTCGTGCTGCAGGGATGATGGCCAAGACGCCGATGAGACATGAGGCTAGAAGGATCCAGCGATGCATCACAAGTTCAGAACGCAGGATGGCAAAATGTGTCAGCCAACGTGGAAGATATCCTGTGACGGCACCGCCGATCGCGCTCGTCACGATGCTTGCGCAGAAGATGAGGCTGTACGCGGATGCCCGGTTTTGATCGTTCGTGAGGCGCGCCACGGCAGGCAGGTACGCGATGCCCCAGAGGCTCATGGAGGCGCCGGCAAGGAAACCGAGGACGATCTGTGGCGTCGTGCCCAGAAAGACGATGCGGGCCGCCCCCAGCAAAGAGGCAGTCAGAATGCATACCAAGAGTAGCGGCTTGACGCCGATCCGGCGTCCCAGTGCACCGGCGGGTAAGGTTGCGAGCGTGGACCCGAGAGTGAACGCTCCGTTGATCAAACCGATGGCCCGTTCTGTTGTATGTGCGTCAAGCAGGAACAGGTTGAACAGAAAGAAGTAAATTGCAAAGCCCGCATCGAAGAAGAGAGCGACGCAGAAAAAGATCCAATACTCTTTCGCCAGGGCCTGCGATCGGAGCCACGCGAGCGGTCCGCGTAAATGTGCAGAGGTGGACGTGTCAGCGGGCTGCGATAAAGCGTTCGGCATTCTCGCCCTCCTCGGCGAGCCAGCGCAAGAGCCGGATCGCATCATCCAGCGTTTGGTAGCGCAGCTCGTACACAGGCGCGGTCAGCAGGCGATCGATAGCGCGGTATTGGATATCGAGCATGCGCGGTATGCCATAGAGAGTTGCCCCCATGGACTCCCGCGCTGCAACAGGCGATGAGCTCACCAGCGCGGCAGGGCCGTTGTGATTTCTGTTGAGGAAGATGACATAGTCCACATCTGCCGTCGGGGATGTCGTGACATCCTTCATCGTGTTTGTTGGCACCTCGACGGAGGGCTTTCCTGCGATTCGCGCGGTCAACTTGAGCGGGCTGATCTCAGGGAACAGCGATGCGGACTCTGGCCGAAGGCGCACCTGGTGGCAGTTGCCAGTGACTCGCCGGCTTGTCTCCTCATTCATGAGATAGGAAGCGTCGTCCGAGGTGTAGATCCAGCCCTGATGGGCGCATGCATAGGCGAGTGTCGACTTGCCTGCACCGGAGTCGCCACAAAGAAGGATGCCCCGCGAATTCCATGAAACGCACGCTCCGTGAATTGGAGTGACATAGCGGGTACAGATACACGAATACGCCGCGGTGAGGAGATGCTGGCGCACAAAGAGGGGATAGCGTAGCGCAGCCTCCGTTATGTGCGTGCGCACCGTCGAGCGTTCCACGTCAACGACGCTGAAGTTATTCCCGTCGCATATGGTGGTAACCAAAGGCATCAAGAGGTGATATGCCGGTGGAGGCGGGCACCGCGTTTCCGAGGACTCTTCCACGACAATGTCGCAACGGATTGGATCCTTGGGAAATCGTGCCGTAAATGGCCGCCACATCTCTTCCAGCATCTTGAGGACGGCTGCGGAGTTTGTGAAGACATCCACCGGGAAGCCGAACGGGAAGAAACGTTGCTTGAGGGTTGGTGGCGGTCCTTCGAGTGGATGACGAAGCCGCTCCTGCTGCCTTGTCAAATAGGTACGGGTTGCCGTCTCGGCCCGGAGAACTGGCACGCTTAGAACCTCAGCTTGGCTGCGAGTTGAATAATGCGAGGATGGGGTCCGCCCTGCTCGCCGAGGATCAGGCCGAAGCTTTGACTGGCGACAGCCGGCTGCAATGGGTTTCCATAACCAAGGTTGTTGTTCGGGTTGCCAAACTGGGGCGTATTGGTGAGGTTGAAGAATTCGCTGCGGAACGAGAGCTTTAGCTGCTCCCGCAATGGAAAGATCCGCTCGACGGCAAAGTCGAGATTATGCTGGCCCGGGCCGCGAACGAGGCCCACGCCGCTATTGCCAAAATCCTCATCGGCGATGCTGGAGCTATTGGGCGCCTGCGGTGCTCGTTGAAACGCAGTCGCGTCGAGATAGCGGCCGCTCACGACCCGATCGAACAGAGAGCCCTTCGTGGACGGTGACGCGTGGGGGACCACCTGGGCGCGAACCTCGCCTCCCAGCAGCGAATAAACCGAACCGGCGTTGCCGTCGAAAACACTGAGTGCAGCGCCCGACTGAATGAGGGCGATTCCTGAGAACTGCCAATCGTTCGCGATATGCCGTAGAGCCGCGGGACCCGTGTGCACGTGTGGCGTGTTCCAGACTGCGTTGATCACAAGGCGCTGAGCTCGATCGTCGTTGGCCAGACCATAGGAGGACTGTCGCAGATGAAACTGATCGTTCGTGGGTAACTGCAGCTCGAAGGTATCCGTGCCACCTTCGCCATTGACCTCGTCGAGGTTCTTCGACCAGGTATAGCTGACCTGAAATTCAAGCCCATGCGATAGACGCCGCAGGATGCTTGCTTCCAGCGCGTTGAAGTTGGCCTCGAAGACTGAGTCCGTGAGCAGCGATCCTGGGCTGAGGCCCTGGAAGGGCATCCGCAGAAATGCATTGTCACTGGTGTTGACGGTCTGCCCGTTCACCGGATTGCCCGGAGAGGCAAGCAATGCCTGATCGAACTCCAGCTGGCCCGAGCGGTGGTCCGAACGCGTCCCAACGTAGCCGACCTGCACCAGCGTGCTGCGCCCAGCCTCGTACTGGATGTTGAAGTTGTACTCAGCCGTGCGGCCATCTTTGATGTTCGGGTTGATTCCTTCGATGAACGGGAAGCCAAAGTTGACCAGAGGCTGGAAGATCGGGAATGAAGAAGCGGATGGAGTGAGCGGAACGAATGGGTTTTGCAGCGTGGCAGGCCCGTTGGGAGCACCGGAATTGAACTGAGAGATCGCGAAGGGCAGTTGGCCCAACATCGCCTCGGGAAGGTTGCCGGAGTGCCGATCGTAATATAGGCCAGCCCCGCCGCGCACGACGATAACCGGCGTCTGAGTGGCCTGCCAGACGAAGCCGAAGCGAGGACTGACGTCTCCGTGCGGCGTCTTGTAGTAGCTGGAATAGGATGTGCGCGTGACGCCTGCGGGGACATCGCCAGGGAAGTTCGAAGCCACGCTAAAGCCGTTCAAGACGCCCGAGTCCGGAAGAACCCCCTGCAGCGCCTGGGTTGGGTCAAAGTTCGTCAGACGTCCGTGTACGTCGCTCGGGGCACCGAAGATTTCGTAGCGGAGTCCAACGTTCAAGGTTAGGCGAGGCGTTAGCTTGAAATCGTCCTGAGCGAAGGCCGCGAGATCACGATAGCGTTCGTCCCGGCGAAAGATGCCTCCGCCAGAGATGCTCAGGGAGACGTTGCTGAGGCCAAGCGGACTGTTGTTTTGCGCCGCGCTTTGACCCAGTAGAAAGTCCGGCAGGGAAGCGATCATAAGATTGCCATCCACCTGCTGCGGTTGATCCTCGCTGACCTGGTGATACTTCACCTCGACACCGAATCGTGCGTTGTTGCGTCCTTTCGTGAGCGCCACGGTGTCCTGTCCGAGGAATGTGTCGGTGACAGACCATTCGCTCGGTGTGCCGCCGTCGCCAACGGTGAAACCGCCGACGCTGATGGATGGCATGTTGGCTCCGGCCACCGCTGGCCCGGTGGGTGTGCCAATGCCGAGCGAAGTAGCGCTCAGCGGATTCTCCGCCGCGGCGAGTCCCTCGTAACGCGTATAACCGAAGCGCGCGATATTGGTCAGAGACGGGCTTGCGATGTGCGTGTCGGCCAGCGAAAAAAGCAGATTCTTGCTGGACGCATCAGTGCCCCACCCGGGGACGTTGGCCCCATTGGGAGAGAAGGGAAGGGTGGTGGTCCCGTTGGCGTAGAAGAAGCGTTGCGAAAGGGTATTTCGGGCCGTAAGAGTCTCGTCGAGATTCGCGCTGTATTGATCTTCGTTGTAGTAGGCAGGCGGATGAAACGTGGAGGTTCCGACAGGAAGTTGATCCGATGCGTTGGGCCCGGTTGCGACCAGCGGAATCTGAGGTGCCGGCACGGCGAACTGCCCGTTCGGCAACTTCGCGTTCAGGAGTGCTAGGGCGACAGGCGAAATATTCGAGCCGTCGCATGTGACTTGGGTGCCCCCGGCGTTTGTCTGGTATCCGAGTGCGGCCTGGCCCTGGCCGTCCAGATGCGTCGCAGGGCAGAACTGCGCACCGAGCGCGGTGGCAGAACGATCCGAAGTGAGCAGGGGAAGCGTGGCCGTGCGTGATGTCCCGAGCCCGTTCACCTGTCGCGTGCCTTGGTATGCGACAAAGAAAAAATCGCGGTCTCGCAGAAGCTTCCCACCCACGGCCGCCCCGAACTGATTCTGCTTCAGGTCTGCGCGAGGCTGGCCGTGAAGTTTGGAGAAGAAGTCGTTGGCGTTGAAGATGTTGTTGCGAACGAACTCCCACACGTCACCATGAAGCTGGTTGCCTCCGGTCCGGCTCACGATGTCGATATTGGCGCCTGAACCACGACCATAGCCTGCATCGTAGTTTGCCGTCTGCACGCGAAACTCCTCGATGGAATCGGGTGCGGGAATGGCTGTGCCAGTCTCGTAGTTCTGGGCCCCGGCGGCAGAGTTTTCTAGTATGTTGTTCGCGTCGATCCCGTTGAACTGGATGTTGTTGGAGAGGGGGGTCGCTCCCTGGGCGGCGACGTTCTGTGTGCCGTTGCCAAGGGTGGTGACGGTCGGCAGATCGGCGATGACGCCTGGAGACAGCCCAAGAATCTGTGTGTAATTCCGTGAGGCAAGAGGGAGGGACGTGATCGCCTCACCGTCGACCAGGCCACCTATGGTGGAGCTTTCGATGTTCGCGACCGGACGCGTCGCCCGAACATCGATGGTGGTCTGGGCGCTCTGGAGGGAGAGGCGAATCACAACGGCTTGTGTCTCACTTACCGATACCCGAATCTCACGCGTAACGCTAGGCGCAAAGCCCGCAGCGGAAACGGAAATGGTGTAGGTGCCCGGTGATATCAGGGGCAAACGAAAGATGCCGAGGCTATTCGTTTCGACAGTCCGGACGACATCG encodes:
- a CDS encoding TonB-dependent receptor; amino-acid sequence: MRFAALVLSASLEMAAQTPGTGGMSGAVTDPSGRAVAHAGIVVTNGATDVVRTVETNSLGIFRLPLISPGTYTISVSAAGFAPSVTREIRVSVSETQAVVIRLSLQSAQTTIDVRATRPVANIESSTIGGLVDGEAITSLPLASRNYTQILGLSPGVIADLPTVTTLGNGTQNVAAQGATPLSNNIQFNGIDANNILENSAAGAQNYETGTAIPAPDSIEEFRVQTANYDAGYGRGSGANIDIVSRTGGNQLHGDVWEFVRNNIFNANDFFSKLHGQPRADLKQNQFGAAVGGKLLRDRDFFFVAYQGTRQVNGLGTSRTATLPLLTSDRSATALGAQFCPATHLDGQGQAALGYQTNAGGTQVTCDGSNISPVALALLNAKLPNGQFAVPAPQIPLVATGPNASDQLPVGTSTFHPPAYYNEDQYSANLDETLTARNTLSQRFFYANGTTTLPFSPNGANVPGWGTDASSKNLLFSLADTHIASPSLTNIARFGYTRYEGLAAAENPLSATSLGIGTPTGPAVAGANMPSISVGGFTVGDGGTPSEWSVTDTFLGQDTVALTKGRNNARFGVEVKYHQVSEDQPQQVDGNLMIASLPDFLLGQSAAQNNSPLGLSNVSLSISGGGIFRRDERYRDLAAFAQDDFKLTPRLTLNVGLRYEIFGAPSDVHGRLTNFDPTQALQGVLPDSGVLNGFSVASNFPGDVPAGVTRTSYSSYYKTPHGDVSPRFGFVWQATQTPVIVVRGGAGLYYDRHSGNLPEAMLGQLPFAISQFNSGAPNGPATLQNPFVPLTPSASSFPIFQPLVNFGFPFIEGINPNIKDGRTAEYNFNIQYEAGRSTLVQVGYVGTRSDHRSGQLEFDQALLASPGNPVNGQTVNTSDNAFLRMPFQGLSPGSLLTDSVFEANFNALEASILRRLSHGLEFQVSYTWSKNLDEVNGEGGTDTFELQLPTNDQFHLRQSSYGLANDDRAQRLVINAVWNTPHVHTGPAALRHIANDWQFSGIALIQSGAALSVFDGNAGSVYSLLGGEVRAQVVPHASPSTKGSLFDRVVSGRYLDATAFQRAPQAPNSSSIADEDFGNSGVGLVRGPGQHNLDFAVERIFPLREQLKLSFRSEFFNLTNTPQFGNPNNNLGYGNPLQPAVASQSFGLILGEQGGPHPRIIQLAAKLRF
- a CDS encoding aldolase; protein product: MPVLRAETATRTYLTRQQERLRHPLEGPPPTLKQRFFPFGFPVDVFTNSAAVLKMLEEMWRPFTARFPKDPIRCDIVVEESSETRCPPPPAYHLLMPLVTTICDGNNFSVVDVERSTVRTHITEAALRYPLFVRQHLLTAAYSCICTRYVTPIHGACVSWNSRGILLCGDSGAGKSTLAYACAHQGWIYTSDDASYLMNEETSRRVTGNCHQVRLRPESASLFPEISPLKLTARIAGKPSVEVPTNTMKDVTTSPTADVDYVIFLNRNHNGPAALVSSSPVAARESMGATLYGIPRMLDIQYRAIDRLLTAPVYELRYQTLDDAIRLLRWLAEEGENAERFIAAR